The proteins below come from a single Chryseobacterium capnotolerans genomic window:
- a CDS encoding DNA alkylation repair protein: MSTDIVKEIQEALAVLSIPEKAEFFPRFFKTGKGEYGEGDLFLGVKVPDQRTVAKEYYSKINLKELGRLLSSKYHEHRLTALFILISKFEKTKDKTVKDEIIEFYLNHLQYVNNWDLVDSSCYKILGRYTYETGKDNLLRELSKAEEMWHKRIAVVGTMYYIKKGDYNLTKEFVTRNLKHTHDLMHKANGWLLREMGNKNEQELICYLNEYYKEMPRTCLRYAIEKLNEDLRQDYLKGRI, from the coding sequence AATTCTTTCCAAGATTTTTCAAAACAGGAAAAGGAGAATATGGAGAAGGAGACTTGTTTTTGGGAGTAAAAGTACCGGATCAGAGAACTGTTGCCAAAGAATATTACTCAAAAATCAATTTAAAAGAACTCGGTAGGCTTCTTTCTTCAAAATATCATGAACACCGGTTAACAGCTCTTTTTATTCTCATTTCAAAATTTGAAAAGACAAAGGATAAAACGGTAAAAGATGAAATTATTGAGTTTTATCTTAACCATCTTCAGTATGTTAATAATTGGGATCTGGTAGATTCCAGTTGTTATAAAATTCTAGGCAGATATACCTATGAAACTGGGAAAGACAACTTGTTGAGAGAGCTCTCCAAAGCAGAAGAAATGTGGCATAAGAGAATTGCTGTGGTAGGAACTATGTATTACATTAAAAAAGGAGATTATAATCTTACTAAGGAATTCGTAACCAGAAATCTTAAGCATACCCATGATCTGATGCACAAGGCCAATGGCTGGTTACTTCGTGAAATGGGTAATAAAAACGAGCAGGAACTCATCTGCTACCTGAATGAATATTATAAAGAAATGCCAAGAACCTGCCTGCGATATGCTATTGAAAAGCTGAACGAGGATTTGAGACAGGATTATTTAAAAGGACGCATTTAA